GATAACGGACGAGGGCGTTTTCTTCTCTCTGCTGATGGTCGCGAAGCTCATCGCGGCGTCGCTGCCCCTTATGCTCGCTCTTTCGGCGACGAAACGCGGCGACCTCGCCAACTCTCTCGTGCAGAACTGCCGGCTGCCATACAAATACGCTTTCGCGCTCACGGCGACGCTTAAATTTATACCGGCTCTTGCCGGGGAAATGGCGCAGATCATGGAGGCTCAGCGCGCCCGCGGCGTGGACTTCGACGTACGCAATCCGCTGAAGAAGGCGGCGCTTGTCGCGCCTCTCTGCCTGCCCCTAATGCTCTCCTGTGTCCGCCGCACGGAAAACAGCGCGATCGCGGCTCAGCTTCGCGGCTTCGAACTTCGCAGGCGCGACAGCGGATACAAAAAATATCCGATAGGGATAAAGGACGCGTCCGCCGCAGCGCTCAGCGCCGTCGCGCTCGTTTTCGCGTTTATGCTCTGACTTGGGTGCTGCCGCTCTACGCGATGCTGATGGTAGTCGGTGCTGTAGGATTGTTGATAGCTACGTTCATAAAGCTCGGTCCGTTCTGAACGGACCGCCCTAAGCGGGGTGCGTTAAGGCGGTGGGCGCGCAGAGTTCGTTCCTATGAATTTTTTGCGCAGCCTGCCGCCTTGTATTTATTTGCGGAAATATTTTATAATAAACTCAAGAAAACGGGGAGCATAAAAACTACAAGTTCGTTGGAGGAGCGAAATGCCTAATATCATAAAAGTGCCGACACTCGGGGAGCTGGCTTATGAAAGCATAAAAGCGCAGATACTGTCGTGCAGGATACTTCCGGGCGAAAAAATAAACATCGATCAGTACTCCGCGGAGCTTGGGGTCAGCACGACGCCGGTGCGTGAAGCGCTGTCGAAACTTCAGAAGGAGGGGCTCGTGCAGTACGTGCCGCGGATGGGATGGAAAATATCGAAGATATCGAAACAGGAATTCCGCAAGCTGCAGGAAGTAAAATCGCTGTTGGAAATAACGCTCGCCGAGCGAGCGCTGCCGTTCATAAAGAGCAGCGACATTCCGCAGCTGACCGCCCTCAACAATCAAATGAAGGATTTGGCGAACTCCTTCGCCGGAGGCAAGCCTGACCTTGAGAAACTGCTTGAAGCCAACGACCTCTTCCATATGTACATCTTCAGATTCTACAATAACGACATCATGATAGAGATACTTCAGCAGACGTGGAACAACCTCAGATACGCGAGGCTCATCTGGATATCGTCGCAGGAATTCTTCGATAAGTTCTACGACGAACACAACGCCATCATCGACGCGATAAAGAACAAGGACCGCGACGAGCTTCGCAGCGCTGTGGAAAAACATCTGCACTGCGGGCTCGGCTACATGGAAGAGTGCCTGGAAGATAAATAACCGCTGAGCTCATAGAAAGGTGAAGCCGGCTTCGCCTCGTCCAATACGCGCGAAGAGAGGCAGAAATGGCAAGGCTTCTCGTCGCTTTTTTGCAGAAATTGATGCGTCGTCCTTAGCTTCGATTTATCGCGTTTAGTTTTGCCATTGAGAAAAAAGCAAATTCTTTTCATAAAAATATTGACGAATACTGACCAAAGATATATAATCCAATTTGTAAAATTCATGCGGGAGATATTTTCCCGATGAAACGGGAGTGAAGACTGTGTCGGCATCGAGCCTTACGAGCAAGATAGAAGAGTATATCGAACAGCTTCTCGAAGAAAATGGGAGCGGTGCTATCTCTTTGAGGAGGAAAGATCTGGCCGAGCTCTTTGAATGTGTTCCGAGCCAGATAAACTACGTTCTGCGCAGCAAATTTGCGCCGGAAAACGGCTTCCTTGTGGAAAGCCAGCGCGGCGGCCACGGCTATATCCGTGTCGTGCAGCTGACGTTCAAAAACTGCGACGAGGAGGTCACTCACATCCAGGACCTTATCGGCAGCCGCACTTCGGAGCAGGAGTCGAAGCGGCTTCTGATGAACTTGCAGAACAGGAAGCTTTTATCTGCCCGCGAGCGGCTGTTGATAGAAGTCGCGCTCCGCAGTCAGGATGAAAACGGCAGGGCTCTTTTCGACGTTTCGATTCACAAGCGCGAAATAATGAGAGCGGCCCTGCTGAAAAAATTACTTACGAGCCTTGCGCTCAGTTAGGGGGCGGCACCATGTTGTGCGACCAGTGTAAAGTTAAGCGCGCTGAGGTACACCTTGTTACTGTTATCAACGGAGAACGCTGTATACGACATCTATGCCGCGAATGCGCCGAAAACAGCCTGCGTACCGACGACGTATCGAATTTGATGAGGCTTTCATTTTCTCTCGAAGGCCTTATGGGTATAGAAGAAGCGTTCAAAGAATTGGTTTTGCCCGCTCTACGCGGCGTTCAGCCGCAGGCAAAACAGCCGCGTCTATGCCCGCATTGCGGAGCGGAACTGCCCAGCTCAATGTTTGAAAGCACGCCGATGGCCAAGCCGGCGCGAGTACAGAAGAAGATGACGCTTGAGGAGGAGATCGCCGATCTGACGCGCAAGATGCAGAAGGTTGTAAAAAACGAAAATTACGAACTTGCCGCAAAGCTGCGCGACAGAATATCCGAGCTGAAAAACCCGGCTTTGGAAAAAGATGCGGCGGAAAATGGAACGGCGCAGGAAGGAGAAAGCCCGAACGACAATGAGGCCTGATTTCACCGAAAGAGGCAAGCGCGCCTTTCAGATAGCTCAAGACGAAGCTCTGAGAATGGGGCATGAGGTCGTCGGCACGGAACATATCCTGCTGGGGCTTTTGCTCGACGGAGATACCTATATTCTGCGCCTTCTTGCAGAGTACGGCCTTACGGCAGACGCCCTTGTAAAGGAAGTAGAAAAATACGCCGGAGCCGGTACTCCGCGTGAAGAGAAGGTCGACCTTCCGATGAGCGACCGCGCTAAGCTCGTTATGTCTCTCGCGGTGCGTGAAGCGGCGCGCATGAGGGTCGCCTACGTTGGAACGATTCATATCTTCCTCGCCCTGCTCGCCGAGGAGGAGGGAATGGCTGCGCGCCTGCTTTCCGCTCACGGCCTGAACCTTGAGGACTGCCGCAAATTTTTTGCGGCCGAGACGGAGGGAGACACTCAGGAACGGGAAGAGCCGCAGGATGAGCCGCGTTTCGAATGGCAGCCTCCGCGTCAGCCGTCGGTCGTCCAAAAGACGCCGATGCTCGACCAGCTTGCTATAGACCTCACGCAGATGGCGAGAAAAAACGAGCTCGATCCGGTCATAGGGCGATCAAAGGAAATCCGCCGCGTCGTGCAGATATTGTCCCGCCGCACTAAGAACAACCCCGTGTTGATAGGCGAGCCGGGAGTCGGAAAGACGGCCGTAGCGGAGGGGCTCGCCCAGAAGGTGGTCAACGGCGACATACCGGAGATACTGAGGGGCAAGCGCGTGATGCAGTTGAACGTGGCGAACCTCGTCGCCGGCACTAAATACCGCGGCGAATTCGAAGAGCGCATGAGACGCCTCGTACATGAGATACGCGAGTCGAAAAACGTGATTCTCTTCATAGACGAAATACACACGATAGTCGGAGCAGGCGGGGCTGAAGGAGCTGTCGACGCGGCGAACATCTTGAAGCCGAGCCTCGCGCGCGGAGAATTCCAAGTGGTCGGTGCGACGACGATCAGCGAGTATCGCAAATACATCGAAAAGGACGCGGCGCTGGAAAGGCGTTTCCAGCCCGTGCAGGTCGACGAGCCCACCGAAGAGGAAACTGTGCAGATTCTAGCGGGGTTGCGCGACAGATACGAGGCGCACCACGGCGTGAACATAACGGATGCGGCGCTCGAAGCCGCAGCGTCGCTGTCGAAGCGCTATATAACCGACCGTTTTCTGCCCGACAAGGCTATAGACCTTATCGACGAAGCGTCGGCCCGCGCGAGGATAAACACGCTCGAGCTGCCGGACGATATAAAGGCGCTCGAACGCAATATCGAGGGGATACGCAAGGAAAAAGAATCCGCCGCGGCGCGTCAGGAGTTTGAAAAGGCGGCGCTGCTGCGCGACGAAGAGCGCAAAACAAAAGAGCGCTACGAGGAGATGCGCAGGGAGTGGACTCAGGCGCAGAGCCGGATAAAGCCGGACATCAGCGCGGAGAACATCGCCTCGATAGTCTCGGAAACGACCGGCATACCGGTGACTCAGCTCACGGAGGAGGAGAGCCGCAGACTTCTGCACATGGAGGAGGAGCTGCGCACGCGCCTCGTCGGACAGGACGAAGCGCTCTGCGCCGTGGCGCGTGCGGTGCGCCGTTCAAGGAGCGGCATGAAAGACCCTAAGCGCCCCGTCGGGAGTTTCCTCTTCCTCGGGCCGACCGGCGTAGGCAAAACGGAACTCGCACGTTCACTCGCGGAATTCCTTTTCGGCAGCGAGGACGCGATGATTCGCATGGACATGAGCGAATACATGGAGCGCCACGAGGCGGCGAAACTGATAGGCGCGCCGCCGGGCTATGTCGGCTACGAGGAAGGCGGCAAGCTGACAGAAGCGGTGCGCAGGAAGCCTTACTCGGTCGTTCTTTTCGACGAGATAGAAAAGGCCCACCCGGACGTATTCAACATAATGCTCCAGCTGCTCGAGGATGGGCGCCTTACCGACGGGCACGGGCACGTCACCGACTTCAGGAACTGCGTCGTGATAATGACGAGCAACGTCGGCGTTTCCGACGGCATGGGAGGCCGTGCTCTCGGCTTCGGAAGCAGGGACGAAAGAAGCGACGCGGACATGCGCAAGATGCGCGAGACGATACTGGAAGCCGCGAAGAAGACCTTCCGTCCGGAATTCCTGAACCGCATCGATGAGATACTCGTATTCTCCCCCCTCGGCAGGCCCGAGCTGCTGAAGATCGTCGACATAATGCTCAAAGACGTCATAAAAAGGGCGAACGGCAGCAATATAGAAGTCGTAGTAGACGATTCTGCGAAAGAGCTTATCCTCGACAAGGGCTACAATCCGAAATATGGAGCGCGCCCGCTTCGCCGCACGATACAGAAGATGATCGAGGACGAAATATCCAACAGGATGCTCGAAGGCGGAATTTCCGCGGAAGACAAGATAACTATAAAGCGCAGCGGTGAAAGTTTCGATTTCACGGTCGGCGCGAAAAAATAAAATAAAGATCCGGGGATGCGGAAAGCGCATCATTCGGCGATAATCAAGAAATGCTCCCGATCATCGGAATCGATAGATGATTGGGAGCAAACTTTATACCCGCTATCAAGTTTTAGTTTCCTGTTACTTTCAAATAAAAGCCAGAGATATTATTGACATATGCCGAAAACTATGATAGGCTAAACCTGAAAATGACATATGTCATAAATTCGATTGAGGCGGAGGAGGTGAAAACCATGTCTAGAATGGATGGAACAGGTCCGATGGGACTGGGAGCAAGAACCGGTTTAGGCCGTGGGGCTTGTGCAGGCAATCCCAGCTTGAGGAAAGGAATGCAGTTCGGACACGGCTTTGGCCGCCGTATGGGGTTATGCCGAATGCTACCAGGAAGCACGAAAGATTGTCTGCTGGCTCGAAAAAGCTTGCTTCAGGAAGCTTTGAATGCCGTCGAACAGGAATTAGCAAAGATGTAAGCTGATTGCAGCGGCATAGGGGGTCGCTCCTGTGCCGCTGTGACAGGAGGTGAACCATGCCAAGACCGAAAAAGCGGCGAAAAGTTTGTTGTTTGCCGGTTCGTACTGAATTCGCACCGGTAGGCGAGCCTTTTCATTCGGGTGATGCAGTTATGATGACGGTGGACGAATATGAGGCGATTCGCCTTATTGACCACGAAGGATTCAACCAGGAGGAGTGTGCGGGTTATATGAACATCGCCCGCACAACCGCACAACAGATCTACAACGATGCCCGAAAAAAGCTGTCCATTTCACTGGTAGAAGGCAAGCCGCTCGTGATCAGCGGAGGTGAATACCGGCTTTGTGAGGGCAACGAGCCATATTGCGGCTGCAGCGGGTGTCATCGTCACCGCCGTGGTCGGATGGAAACAACGGAAGGAGGAAACCAATGAAAATAGTGATTCCCGTAGATGAGAAAAAACCGGAAAGCAGCGTCTGTGTCTCCTTTGGCAGGGCACCTTACTTTATGCTGCACGATACCGAGGGAAAAACAACGGAATATATCGCCAATACTGCTGCCGAAGCACAGGGAGGTGCTGGGCTTAAAGCTGCGCAGCTTATCGTGGACTGCGGCGCCAACGTTCTGCTCGCTCTCCGCTGCGGTCAAAATGCAGCAGATGTGCTGAATGCCGCCCAGATAAAGATCCATAAGGCCGAAGGGCTTAGAACTGCCGAAAACCTTGCCGCCTTTCAAGAGGGAAAGCTTACACTTATGACCCAGTTTCAAGCAGGCTTTCACGGCCGCCAGTGAAGCTGGCGGTTTTAAGCGGCAAAGGCGGGACCGGAAAGACCTTTGTGTCGGTGAATCTGGCGGCAGCAGCAGGCAGCGCCACCTATATCGACTGCGACGTTGAGGAGCCTAACGGAAGGCTTTTTTTGAAGCCTGAAAGACTGACAAGCAAAACTGTCACCACTAAGCAACCCGCCTTTGACGCCGAGAAATGCACGGGCTGCCGCAAGTGCGTGGGCTTCTGCCGCTTTAACGCTCTGGTCTACGTAAAGGCCAAACCCATGCTTTTTTCAGAGGTATGCCACTCCTGCGGAGGGTGCAGGCTGCTTTGCCCATCCGGCGCGATATCGGAGACAGAAAAGCCGGTGGGAGTCGTGGAGTGTGGAGAGAGCGGTGGCGTCCGCGTCGTCACCGGCTGTATGGATTTGGGCGAAGCGTCCGGCATTCCCATCATCAAAGCTGCGCTTGCCGAGGCATCCAATGCGGATGAACTGACCGTTATTGACTGTCCTCCAGGAAGTGCCTGCTCCGTGATGGAAAGCGTTCAATCCGCAGATTATTGCCTGCTGGTGGCAGAGTCTACCGCCTTCGGCCTACATAATTTTAAGATGGTCTATGAACTGGTGAGATTACTTCATAAGCCCTGCGGCGTGGTCATCAACAAGGCAGACGGGGAATATATTGCGCTCGATATTTTTTGCCGGGAACACGGTATTCCCGTGCTGTGCTGCATCCCGTACAGTGAAAAGCTGGCTTGGCTGGGTGCGAGCGGCCAGATCGCAGCTCTTGCTGACAGCAAATACGCGAAACTGTTTCACAGCCTTCTCGACGATATCCGAAAGGAGGCGTGCGTATGAAAAAACTGCTGATCCTCAGCGGCAAAGGCGGTACGGGCAAGACCACTGTGGCTGCCGCTTTTATCGATTTCCTGAACGCGGAAGCCTTTGCCGACTGTGATGTGGATGCGCCGAACCTGCATTTGGTTGCAGGGATGAACACTCTGCCGGAACGCTGGGATTATTTCGGTTCTCAAAAGGCTTTCATTGATCCCCCAAAATGCGTCGGCTGCGGGGCCTGTCTCGACAATTGCCGTTTTGACGCCATCGTGCTGCGAGACGGGATATGCGAGGTCGACGAATACGCCTGCGAAGGTTGCGGCGTATGTGAATATGTCTGCCCTCAAAGCGCCGTGACCATGAGCGATGACGTCGCCGGGGAACAGATGCTGTATAAAGACAGCCGCGTGTTTTCCACAGCGAAGCTCAAAATGGGCCGCGGAAACTCCGGCAAGCTGGTCACAGGAGTTAAAAAGGCCCTTATAAGTGCAGCACCGGATTCGGAGCTTGCCGTGATTGATGGATCCCCCGGTGTTGGCTGTCCGGTCATCGCTTCTGTCAGCGGAGTGAATCTGGTGCTCATTGTGGCCGAACCATCGCTCTCCGGTATCCATGACATGGAGCGTATTCTGAAAACTGCAGTCATACTCATGGCGAAAGTCGCGGTCTGCGTTAACAAATACGATGTCTGTATGGAAAAGATGGAGGACATCGAAAGATATTGCCGAGAAAAGAGCGTGCCCTTTGTAGGGCGGATCCCATTTGATAAGCAGGCATCTGCCACTATCAACGCAGGACACAGCCTTGCATCAGTTGACTGTCCGGCAAGGGATGCGCTCAGAGATGTTTTCAAGAACACTATCGCGCTGTTGAGAGAGGATAGCTATGTTGAATATTAAAGTTTTGCTGGAGAATACGCAGGTACGACCCCGACGCACTGACGGAGCACTGCTTGAGCCTGTATATCGAAACAGAACGCCATAAGCTCCTTTTTGATATGGGGCAGACCGATCTGTTCGCGCGAAATGCCCGGACGCTTGGGGTCAATCTCAGCAATGTGGCATAGCGGTTCTTTCACACGGACACTATGATCACGGAGGTGGACTCCGCATCCGCAGGTCATGGAGATCAATAAAAACGCGCCGATATATAAGCTGCCATGCCTTTGAGCCACATTATTCCGGTGCGGAACGTTATTATTGGCCTTGCCCCGGCGTTCAGCGGCGACCCGCGCTTTATATCTGTGGCAGATCACACGCGAATCGAAGATGAATTGGAGCTGTTTACCTGTAATAGCTCCCCGCGGCCGTATCAAACGGACAGCGCTGGCCTGAATGCATCGCACAGACCAGGATTGACGCCGGACGATTTCCGGCATGAGCAGTATCTGCTGATTCGTGACGGCCCACGCAGGGCGCTTGTAAGCGGTTGCTCCCATAAATGGGTTCTGAACATCATGGAGTGGTTTCATCCTGATGTTTTGATTGGGGCTTTCACTTCATAAAACTGAACCCTAATGGCGAGGGCAAGAAAAGGCTTGCATCTTGCATCTGCGGCGAAAAAACTGAGTTAGTATACTGCGTCTTTTTACATCTGCCACTGCGCAGGTGTGGAGCAATATGGTATTATCTAGCCAGCAGCGGTTAAGAAATCGTACTGTGAGGAGGCATTTAGCATAAGCGAAAACTGCTCGCATAACTGCTAGAGCTGCAACGAGACTTACAACAAGAGGACGAAAGAGAGCCTTTTGGCAAGGCCACATGAGCTGAGCCATATCAAAAAGGTGATCAGCGTGGTCAGCGGTAAGGGCGACGTGGGCAAATCCATTGTCATACCCCTGTTGGCGATGCTGGCACAGCGTGATGGGTTTGAGACAGCCATTCTGAATGCCGACATCACCGGCCCATCCATACCCAAAGCGCTTGGCCTGCGCGAAAAGGCCTAGGGCAGCGAGTTTGGGCTTTAGCCGGTGAAAACCAAAATCGGGATTTCCATCATGTCGCTGAATCTGCTGACGGAAAATGAAACCAATCCGGTGGTGTGGCGCGGACCGCTTATCGCCGGAACGGCCAAGCAGTTCTGGGCGGACGTCATCTGGGGCGATGTGGATTATATGTTCATTGACGTGCCGCCCGGAACCGGCGATGTTCCGCTCACGGTATTCCAGTCCATTCCTGTGGATGGCCCCACCATCGTTGCATCCCCGCAGGAACTGGTAGGTATGATTGTGGAAAAAGCGATCAACATGGCCCAGATGATGCATATCCCCGTTTTCGCCCTGGTTGAGAGTATGAGCTGTATTACATGCCCGGACTGCGGAAAGGAAATCCGCGTGTTCGGAGAAGGCCACATTGACGAAATCGCCGAAAAGCACGGCGTTCAGACTGTTGCCCGTTTGCCTATCGATCCCAAGCTGGCTGCCGCATGTGATGCCGGAAGGATCGAGCTGTTCGACGTCGGTTGGCTGGATGGCTTGATGAAGAAACTGGCATCGGAAAACAAATAAAGGCGCGAGCCGAAATAATGGAGGATAACATTATGAAAATCACTGTTGCAAGCATGGGAAACATGGTGGCCGGTCACTTCGGCCACTGCGAAAACTTCAATATCTATGAGAGCTTAAGCGGCGTCGTGACCTAGGCGCAGAGCATCCCCAACCCCGAACACAAGCCCGGATTTCTACCGAATTTCCTCGGCGACATGGGCGTGGAGGTCATCATCGCTGGCGGCATGGACGACGGAGCTGTGGAGATATTCAATGAGCGGAATATCGAGGTCATCGTCGGCGCGCAGGGCGACGCAAAGGTCGCCGTGGAAAGCTATTTGCGAGGCGATCTCAAGTCCACGGATCCATCTGTCACGAGCATGAGCACGCGGATGAGTGCGGAGAAAAATAAGCGATATAGGGTATTTGAAGCCGCACTGTAATTGCTGATGTACAGGAGGAGAATATGTTGAAAACCAAAATAATTACCAGCACACAGAAAAATACTATTGAACTTGTTAATCGCAGGATATGTGACAAGAGCGTTTCTGAAGCGCTTGGCAGGCGGGAATACACTGCATTAGGTCTATGTGAAGGATCGGTGGCAGACATCATTGTATCTTGTGACATAGCTGAAAAGGCAGCCGACGTGATCGCAATTGAAATACAAGGCAATTGCCCGCAGCACATGGTATGCCTTGGTATATTCGGCAGTGTAGCCGCAGTCAAAACCGCTGTAAGCGCGGTGGATAAGCATTTTAACGGGAACGATCATGCCTAAAACTCTGATGTTCTGATGCCGTATCCATCGTGAACAAACACCATTAAAGTCATGTGGATGATGATTTTTCATGGACAATTTCTTCATGGCGGTTATAACAAGAATAGCAAGAAAACAAAGGAGGTTGATGCAATGAAAAAATATATCTGCTCCGTCTGCGGCTTCATCTATGACGAGGCAAAGGGCATCCCCGAAGTGAGTATTGCGCCGGGAACCAAGTGGAAAGACCTGCCCGACGACTGGTTATGCCCCCTCTGCGGTGCGGCTGATGGCGAATTCAGAGAGCAGAGATCACAAGCGTCCATGAAGAAAACTCTGCACGTTATGGAAACTCCCACGGATATGGAAGGAGCTGACGCTGCTGGAGATGAGCATTCTCTGCTCCAATTTGGCACGGGGTTGTGCAAAACAGTACAAATCTGAAGAAGCCGCGTTGTTCACCGAGCTTGCCTGGTATTATAAAGCTGTGTCGGCTCTGGCGAATAATCCCTCGTTTGCGGGGCTGCTCAATCTCATAGAGAAAGACCTCGAAAACGGGTTCCCCGCAGCGAACCCGTCTAATCCGACCACAAGGATTGTGGGGTGCTGCGAGCGCTGATCTAAAGCGAGGAGGCCACGCGCATCCTTAAGTCTATGCTGACCCGCTACGAAAAAGAGGGCGAAGCTATACTGGGGAATACCGGTGTATATGTCTGCACCATTTGCGGCTTTATGTTTGTGGGCGACAGCCCTCCACAAATCTGCCCTGTGTGTAAGGTTCCGAGCTGGAAGTTTGCTGCCTATGTCTTTATGTTTGCCCTACCGGGGCGGCGGACACCGAAAACAGAATTATCGACGAGGACAAATGCATCGGCTGTAGTGTCTGTGCCAATGCCAATGCCAATGCCAATGCCAATGCGTGTCCCAGCGGTGCCATCTCCATGGTACCAAAGGAGTTGCCGTCCCAACAGCCTAAAGCCGATCTCGTCAAGGCGGCGCTGACCACGGTTTTTGACGGTACTGCTGATTATCTGCATGATGCTATCAATTTTGAACTAGGGAACGATCTCGAAACTGCTGAGCAGCGGCTCCGGTGTTCTTGGTATAGCAATTGCGGCCGTCGTCAGCTCTATCACGCTCATCCCCCCCGGCTTCGTGGCCTTTCCAGCGGCTGTCAAACGCAACCTGTTAGCGCTGGTCTTTGCTGTCTGTGGCTCCTTTGCGATTGGAGGTATACTGGCATGAAAAAGCTGATTCCGGTTTTTTTACTTGAGCATGTAGCTTGTACTATATTGTTGGAGGAAATCACATGAAGAAATGTGAGAAAATAGATTCAGGATTTGCCTTTTTGTGATAGCATATTGCGCGTTGGACAGAAAAATAACGGGAGGAATTTGCAATGTCATTAGGGAAAAAATTTGCGTCCGGCGCCCTCGTCTTCTTTTCCGCCGCGGCGATAGCGGCGTCGGCCTTCGCGGCCGACAAGGATGAAACGGTTGTAACTGTCGGCTCGCAGTCTTTGAAACAGAGCGAGGTCCTGAGCCTGCTGCAGAACACAGCGGGAGACAACGCGATGATGGTCGGCCTCATGCTTCAACAGTCGACGCTGCCGGAGCGCGTCGATATGGCCAAACAGATGGCCGACGCGATGCTCTTCGCCGAAGGCGCGAAGCGGAGCGGGATTTCGTCGCGCGGCGACGTCGCCCTCAAGATAAAATGGCAGGAAGTACAGATTCTCCTCGAAGCCTACCTTCAAGAGTTAAGCAAGAAGTGGGATATGGGCGAGAAGGCTCAGAAGGCTTATTATAATGAGAACAAGAGCGAATTCGTGCAGCGTCCGGCGGCTCATCTCCGCCACATAATGACCTCGGCGGAGAAGGATGCCGCCGACGTCATCCTCGACATCTACAAAAACAAGGACTTCGCAAAGGCCGCCGAGAAATACAGCCGCGACCCCAACACGGCGGCGCGCGGCGGAGACCTCGGATGGATGGAGAAGGGAGTCATGCCCGAAGAGATAGACAAGGCGATCGAGGGAGCGCGTGAAAAAACTCTCGTCGGCCCCGTTAAGACGGAGCTCGGATGGCATGTCGTCGAAGTCCTCGAACGCCGCGGCGAGAAGCAGCTCTCATTCGAAGAGGCCCAACAGGAAGTGATCCAGCGCATGCAACTGAGCTACGTCAACAAGGAACTCGAGAAGCTCAGGGAAAAGATCAATGTCAAAATAAACGAGAGGGCGCTTGAAAATCTCGCCGGCATTCCGGCCGCGCCGCTCGAAAAGACTCCCGGAGCCGCGGAGGAAAAACCCGCCGAGAAAAAAGACTGACCGGCTTGCGGTGTGAAACAAGCGCCGGAGCGGAGGCTGACGCAGCGCCGCTCCGATTTTTTACGCGCTCTCGGCGGGGTCGGGCGCCGCAGAATTTTGCTTGACAATTTTCAAGCAGCGTAGTATAAATTACGCCAACGAAGCCGATAATGACGTCGCGATGATTGGGATAGTAAAGTTTATCTCCTTCACAGAGAGAGGGACGAAACGCTGAGAGTCCTTTGCAGGAGGGAATTTGAATACCACCCATGAGCGGATGCCGAAGCGCCTGCGATAAGGCATCGGGGTGCGCCCCTTATAGCGCGCACGAGAGCCGTCCTTGTGCGGCTGAAACGGAGTGGGACCGCGACAAATATAATGCCGCCTCTGTGCTTGATGCGCCGAGGCGGCGATTTTTTATTTTGCGCTTACTGCGAGAAGGAGGAAGATTAATGGGAGTTATCGAAAGATACGCACAGCTTCTGCCTGTGACGGAAAGGACTCCGAGGGTCACGCTCGGCGAGGGCTCGACGCCCCTCGTTCGCGTCGGCAACATCAGCAGGATGCTCGGCATAGAGCTTTGGGCTAAGCTGGAGGGCTGCAATCCCTCCGGCTCCTTCAAAGACCGCGGGATGGTAATGGCGGTCGCCAAGGCGCTCGAAACCGGAGCGAAGGCGCTCGTCTGCGCCTCGACAGGCAATACGTCGGCGTCGGCGGCGGCCTACGCGGCCGCGGCGGGGGTGCCCTGCTTCGTGCTGCTTCCGGCGGGGAAGGTCGCGCTCGGCAAGCTCGCCCAGGCTCTGATGTACGGCGCGACGGTCATCGCGGTAAAGGGAAATTTCGACAGAGCGCTGGAGATGGCGCGCGCCGCCGCGGAGCGCGAAGGCTTCGCGATCGTGAACTCGGTCAACCCGTACCGCCTCTGGGGGCAGAGGAGCGGAGCGTGGGAGATATGCGAGGCTCTCGGCGGAGCTCCCGACTGGCATGCGATTCCCGTCGGCAACGCCGGCAACATCAGCGCGTACTGGGCCGGCTACAAGCAGTATAAAGAGCTCGGAAAGATCGACGGGCTGCCTAAGATGATGGGCT
This DNA window, taken from Synergistes jonesii, encodes the following:
- a CDS encoding rubredoxin-like domain-containing protein; the protein is MLTRYEKEGEAILGNTGVYVCTICGFMFVGDSPPQICPVCKVPSWKFAAYVFMFALPGRRTPKTELSTRTNASAVVSVPMPMPMPMPMRVPAVPSPWYQRSCRPNSLKPISSRRR
- a CDS encoding NifB/NifX family molybdenum-iron cluster-binding protein; this translates as MPNPEHKPGFLPNFLGDMGVEVIIAGGMDDGAVEIFNERNIEVIVGAQGDAKVAVESYLRGDLKSTDPSVTSMSTRMSAEKNKRYRVFEAAL
- a CDS encoding rubredoxin translates to MKKYICSVCGFIYDEAKGIPEVSIAPGTKWKDLPDDWLCPLCGAADGEFREQRSQASMKKTLHVMETPTDMEGADAAGDEHSLLQFGTGLCKTVQI
- a CDS encoding BMC domain-containing protein — its product is MKTKIITSTQKNTIELVNRRICDKSVSEALGRREYTALGLCEGSVADIIVSCDIAEKAADVIAIEIQGNCPQHMVCLGIFGSVAAVKTAVSAVDKHFNGNDHA
- a CDS encoding peptidylprolyl isomerase; this encodes MSLGKKFASGALVFFSAAAIAASAFAADKDETVVTVGSQSLKQSEVLSLLQNTAGDNAMMVGLMLQQSTLPERVDMAKQMADAMLFAEGAKRSGISSRGDVALKIKWQEVQILLEAYLQELSKKWDMGEKAQKAYYNENKSEFVQRPAAHLRHIMTSAEKDAADVILDIYKNKDFAKAAEKYSRDPNTAARGGDLGWMEKGVMPEEIDKAIEGAREKTLVGPVKTELGWHVVEVLERRGEKQLSFEEAQQEVIQRMQLSYVNKELEKLREKINVKINERALENLAGIPAAPLEKTPGAAEEKPAEKKD
- a CDS encoding ATP-binding protein; amino-acid sequence: MKKLLILSGKGGTGKTTVAAAFIDFLNAEAFADCDVDAPNLHLVAGMNTLPERWDYFGSQKAFIDPPKCVGCGACLDNCRFDAIVLRDGICEVDEYACEGCGVCEYVCPQSAVTMSDDVAGEQMLYKDSRVFSTAKLKMGRGNSGKLVTGVKKALISAAPDSELAVIDGSPGVGCPVIASVSGVNLVLIVAEPSLSGIHDMERILKTAVILMAKVAVCVNKYDVCMEKMEDIERYCREKSVPFVGRIPFDKQASATINAGHSLASVDCPARDALRDVFKNTIALLREDSYVEY
- a CDS encoding NifB/NifX family molybdenum-iron cluster-binding protein — protein: MKIVIPVDEKKPESSVCVSFGRAPYFMLHDTEGKTTEYIANTAAEAQGGAGLKAAQLIVDCGANVLLALRCGQNAADVLNAAQIKIHKAEGLRTAENLAAFQEGKLTLMTQFQAGFHGRQ
- a CDS encoding nucleotide-binding protein, yielding MKLAVLSGKGGTGKTFVSVNLAAAAGSATYIDCDVEEPNGRLFLKPERLTSKTVTTKQPAFDAEKCTGCRKCVGFCRFNALVYVKAKPMLFSEVCHSCGGCRLLCPSGAISETEKPVGVVECGESGGVRVVTGCMDLGEASGIPIIKAALAEASNADELTVIDCPPGSACSVMESVQSADYCLLVAESTAFGLHNFKMVYELVRLLHKPCGVVINKADGEYIALDIFCREHGIPVLCCIPYSEKLAWLGASGQIAALADSKYAKLFHSLLDDIRKEACV
- the thrC gene encoding threonine synthase produces the protein MGVIERYAQLLPVTERTPRVTLGEGSTPLVRVGNISRMLGIELWAKLEGCNPSGSFKDRGMVMAVAKALETGAKALVCASTGNTSASAAAYAAAAGVPCFVLLPAGKVALGKLAQALMYGATVIAVKGNFDRALEMARAAAEREGFAIVNSVNPYRLWGQRSGAWEICEALGGAPDWHAIPVGNAGNISAYWAGYKQYKELGKIDGLPKMMGFQAAGAAPLVTGRPCPNPETVATAIRIGNPVSAHLAKEAVAQSGGEFNSVTDEEILAAQKLLSSKGGLFAEPASCAPLAGLIKLKKEGRLPDGITAAMILTGNGLKDPNTAMSQVGRPIEIGDSLDELLEVMKG